The Fusarium falciforme chromosome 8, complete sequence region CAGGTTCCTTGCCAGCACCACAGACTTTGTTCGAAGACGAGTCGATGTCAACTCTGCAACCAGGGAATAGCAGACCGGTCCAACAGTGCAGTCATAGGTAAAAGTGTAGACCAGAAGCAAAGATCCGATTGCCCACTGAGCAGCCACATTTTCGCGACCAGCAAAGGCCACACAGCCAATGGTCAGGAGGAACAGAGACATGAACAGTTGACCGTAGAGGTACAGAGTTCGACGACCGAACCATCCCATGAGGAACCAAGAAAAGACAGTTCCAACAGCACCAATGGCATACTGGCCGAGAGACATGCTGAAAGAGTTCTCAATAGCCATACCGGCCTGCTGGTAAAAGTAGGTCGAGTATCCCATAAAGGTCGAACCACAGAGGGTCTGAATCATCCAGGTAACGCAGACAATCTCGGTTCGTCGCAGACTCACTCCCTTGAAGAGATCAAGGTAAGTGGTTCCTGCCTGGGCCTCCTTTTCCATCTCGTTGGTGTGAATCATCATCGAAATCGTCTCGTCGGGCTTAAAGTCGGCGTTTTCGTTGCGGACAGTAAGGCGCTGGAGAGAATGCTTGGCCTCTTCGATGCGACCACGTCGAACAAGCCACCAGGGAGACTCGGGGGCGAGCCAGATTCCAATGATGAGAGGAACAGGCCACATCCACTGAAGCGCAAAGGGAATCTTGTATCCCCACTTGTCATCGCGGGAAAGCATGGCTCGGAGGACTCCAGAGGCGATGAATTGTCCCATGACCCAGCAGAGGTTGACGTAGGTTGTGAGGTAGGCTCGGAGGTGAGTCGGGCAGACCTCTGCAGCGTATGTGGTGGTCAGGGTCTGGAACACGCCCCACGGAATGCCGATGAGAATCTCTCCAATGAGAAGTTGAATCAGTGTCTCGGAGAaaaagatgatgaagatgaaggcgaTGCAACCAATGAGGGCGCCGATGAGTGTCTTGCGGTAACCGAAACGATCGGCAATGATGCCATTGAAGAAGAGACCGAGGATCTGACCACAGAGAGTGCCATTGGAGAGTCCGGATTGCCATGCAGCTGTGAGTTGATAACTGCCGTCTGGCTGTTGAACTCCAAACTTGCGCTGAAAAGGGGGATAGGCGTAGAGGTTGTTCAGGAGGGCATTGTCGAATCCCTCCATGACAATACAAATCGAGATAAACACCGACCAGAAGCAGGCCTTCTTGTAGAGTTTCAGAGATGCCAGCAACCCCATGCCACGCTCAGCTTCAGCCGCAGCTGCAGCCTCGTGAGCGACAGACAcatcgacggcgatgggTGCGATGGCAGGGGCGATATCGCCTTGAGTCTTTTCAAGGTTGGAAGCCAttgtgatgaggatgagttgGTGAGTTGATGAGTTGAGACCTCACTTGGGATAGAGGGGACATCTTATACTTGAAACAAGGCACTGTTGTACGAGCTACCTCGTCTGTATCACGAAGGCACAACGGTGGCGGCCAGGATAGAGGCCGCAATTAGGCCGATTCCCCAAGCTAACCACAATTTGGTGGTTAGTGTGTAGTTAAAGTCGTCGGTCCGGGCTCGAGCATGTGTTGCTAAACCGCTCAACTGGTCTGCCGAGGCTAGACCCCCGGATTCTCCCCATGGGGATCATGAGATCTGGGGAGGTATCGGGCCGAATTACTAGTTAAAATTTAACGGGTGTTGACGGCTCGATTCAACGACTCGCTTGGCTCAAGACATGCTAACTTGTTTGAGCTGGTGAATCCAATGTCTCGGACCGACCAAGGGCCAATCAATGGAGGGAATTTCTCGGTCCGACGATTGACCAATCGGCTGAATTTCCCATACACCATGAATCTTTCTGCTGACTGAAGGATTAGATTCCACTCGTCGGCCCGACGAACCTGCAGATCACTTGGTATTTAAGGCTCCAAAGGTGCATGGACTGATGTTCAGCAACTCACAATGACGGTCCCCAAGCGTATCAAGCAGTGGTGGAAGCACGCCACCATCTACCAAATCTATCCCGCCTCTTTTTGCGACTCCAACGGCGATGGAGTTGGCGATCTTCAgggcatcatctccaagctgGACTACATTGCCAGTCTTGGAGTTGATGTGATCTGGATCTGTCCCATGTACGATAGTCCTCAAGTCGACATGGGATATGACATTTCCAACTATGAAGATATCTACGCCCCTTATGGTACACTTCAGGACATGGAACAGCTGATCCGCGAGACTCATGCCAAAGGTATGAAGATCATGCTGGACCTGGTCATCAACCATACTTCCGATCAGCACGCTTGGTTTAAAGAGTCCCGCTCAAGCAAGGACAACCCCAAGCGTGACTGGTACATTTGGCGACCAGCCAAGTATGAGAACGGTCAGAGAGTCCCTCCCAATAACTGGCGCTCCAACTTTGGAGGCGGCAGTGCTTGGGAATGGGATGAGTTGACTGGAGAGTATTATCTTCATCTCTTTGCCAAGGAGCAGCCTGACCTCAACTGGGAGAGTCCAGTTACCCGCCAAGCCATCTATGCTTCATCTATGGAGTTTTGGCTCGAGAGGGGGGTTGATGGATTCCGAGTCGACACTGTCAACATGTACTCGAAGCTTCAAGACTTTCCAGACGCCCCTATCACCGACCCCAAGGCCAAATATCAACCTGCCGGACTGTTGTACTGCAATGGTCCACGCATGCACGAGTTTCTCCGAGAGATGAACGATATTCTTACTCGATACGGAGCCATCACAGTCGGAGAGCTCCCAAACACGCCCGATCTGGAACGCGTGCTCCGATACGTCAGCGCCGATGAGAAGCAACTCAACATGGTGTTTCAGTTCGATGTCGTCGATGTTGGTTTCGGCAAAACTCACAAATACGAAACGACTCCGAAGAATTATACACTTCCCGACTTGAAGGATGCGGTTGGTCGGACTCAGAGTCTGATCCGTGGGACTGATGCTTGGACCACTGTGTTTATGGAGAATCACGACCAAGCTAGGTCTGTTTCTCGATTCACAGACGACCGCCCTGAGTATCGAGTCGCAGGGGCCAAGCTGCTTGCAGTGCTGCAGGCCTCCCTGAGTGGAACACAGTACATCTATCAGGGACAGGAGATTGGAGCTGTCAATGCACCAAAGACAAGCTACCCTGCCGAAAACTACCTCGATCTGGATAGCTACCTCTTCCTGGACATGGTCAAGGAACGAGATGGCGACTTTGACAAGGCATTCAGCGCCCTGCAACACCTTGCCAGAGACCATGCGCGAATTCCGATGTGCTGGTCCAAGGGAACGTTTGGAGGCTTCTCTGATGGTGCTGAACGGGCTGGAAAGGCCGTCCAAGAACCCTGGATGAAGGCACATCCCCTGGCAGGCGAGATCAACGTTGCCTCGCAGTTGGACGACCCGGACAGTGTTTTGGCATTCTGGAAGAAGGCTCTCAGATTCAGACAAGAGTTTGCTGATCTATTGGTGTATGGAGATTACAAGGTTCTTCGACCCGAGGACCCTGATGTCTTTACTTTCCTCAAAGAGTCTCCTCTGGATGGTTCAAAGGCGGTGGTTGCGCTCAACTTTAGCACAAAGGAGACGCCTTGGAAAGCCCCTGACCGCGAGCTGGGACTGCCAGAAGGAAAGGATGTTACACTGGtgcccatcatgtcgacgCACACAGGCAAGAGAGGCCAGGAATTGGCTCCTTTTGAGGGACGAGTTTATCTAGTTACGTAGATTCAGCTACAGACCCGAGACAAACGAATGCCAACGTTCACTTGAGTCAAATAAGAAGCCGCCTTCAAAAGAGCCGAGGTCTGATGTAGGATAGAGGATAATCGCCCCACACGCCTGAGTAGCTAGACCATTGATCGGGCCTACGCTGATTAATATCTCTGAGTTCGGCTGCCTAAAACGAAAGAGGAAGATTATATACTACTTGTTGAAATAGCTGCCGAAGAGTTAGGAGACGCCAAGCCTCAAGCTGGTCGCTCCGACAAAGGGTTCGATCATGGTTCTGACGGCCTCTTCCTTGTTATACCGAGAAGTGTGACACAACCCAACAGAGTATGccacaacaacaaaaaaaCATTGTTGCGTCCATCCCGGCATTGGAACTCAATTAGAAAACATCGCGGCGAGTTCTTGGTCGTGAATGGTGTATCGGAAAGTGGACAAAGGCCACCACAGCACAGGATGCGGTTCTCAATAGAGGGCGgtaataaaagtattctTTGTTATGCAGGGTTAGACCTTGAGCCTCAATCGTACAACACACCGTCCTTAGCCACATTGTGTCGTCAATTATGTCACCAGGAATGCCATCAGACAGAACAGCAAAAGACACAGGtgttctcttcttttttttcttttattattacctgCAATGATGACAAAAGCCgtcagccacaacagcagAGGACACGGTTATTCTCCTCTTCATTATTATCATCTGCAATGATAAGTCCACGATAGGCCGTTAGGTACAATAGCAAAATGGTATTCTATTCATTTCCGGTAATGCAAATGACGCTTCAAGGGGGCTTATTCATGATGGTCATCAGGATTGCTCACCTCGCTGCCTTGCCAATAACCCTGGCTGGGTCTACGTATAAAGTATTCAGCAACAATGCAATTCACTCCTAGAACGTGGCAATAATTGTCTTCCTTATTATCGCGGCTGATGGCCCTTTTAGAGACGCCATTGATAAGTACAGATGGCCTCTGTTAAATACTATGATTCGCATGCACAATAGTACAAAATATATGGTTTCTTCCCATGTCCAAACAGCTCACTGTGACAATCTTTGCATCATCAACTGAGATGATTTCCACCTTTGGCCAGCCGACGCGGAACCAGCCTCTGGCGATCAATCCTCTCGTGATAAGGTGAGGTGCAGGAGACAGTTCATTTGGTATTGATGACGCAATTGCAACATGAGTGTCAAGTGTGCTTGGCTTTTTCTGTAGTATTTTCTCAAGTCGTAGAGCCAGCATCGTCTTAGTCCAGCCTCAGTGTCGGAAGTCGGATGTTTCTGGAGTCCTGGCTAGCTCTTAGGCATCAGCAACACCGCTGACAACGGGCCGAGAATCTGACAGTCCCGTGGAAGACTGAAAGTCCACCTTCGCGGCAGAATATAGAGCAGCCGAGTGTCGAGCACCCCAACACGTTTGTGGAGCCATTCTTGCGCGGTGAAGGCTGTGTTGACATGGCAAAATTCTTGTAACCTCGGCATTAATGAAGATACCGATGCGTTTTTGCTAGTGGAAATGACGGTACGAGTGTTATAACCTATTGATTGGTTGTGCCAGATATAGAAATCAACTATATCATGTCTCGGGGAAGATAGAGAAAGAAGGTTTTATCTAGGTTTATgataataaaatagaggGAAAACGTTACTCTGAATAAAGGCCATTGTATAAGATGAGTACTTTGAAAATTAGACAAGGTTAAGCATATCTGAATTGACTTTAGTTATTCTAATATAGATtcatattattctttattttagTCAGCGTTCTATTACCCCTTCTCCTTATCGCCTATTCACTGTCTATTTAATTCTCATCTCATGAAGTTTAATCATGGAGTTAACGAGATTCTGTTCAGTTGGGACACTCTGCTCATGAGCACTCCGTTATGGCCATAATTGTTTCAGGACTACACGAATTACTCTTTTGTTTGATAAACTCCTGAAAGGGATAAGAATTGGCGTAAGCTCTCATTGTATCTTGGCTGAATCCGGGCCTGACCGGGCGTTCCAGGGAAGTGGCAAGGCTGGTAGTGCAGCTACAGCCTAACATGTTGCCAGACCTCCTCTCGATACTAATCACACTTGCGGCAATTTAATGATACAGGAACATAACCTATAGCAGTCTGGTCATTTACAAAACACACGATTTATGATCGTGCTCTTTATAAGGAGAAGTGAAAGATTGCGAAGCAAACAGAAAATATGTGGCATGGCAGTCCTTGAAGGGAGCACGGCTAACGGTAAATCTGATGCGATTGACCAAGCTTTAGGAGCGAATTGGAGTCCACTCGGCCATGCGATTAAGTCAATCAGCTCAGTCCAGTAGCCCCGCGAATGGCATCAAGGAGAATATTGTTGTAGTCACCGCCAGCTTCGTACGTTGCAAACCCTCTGAGACCATGCTCAATGACAAACTTGCCCTTCTCCCTGAAAGATCGAGCATCATCATATGAAACCCAGATGTTGCTCGTTGCGTTGTACACAATAGGCTAGAGATTGTTAGTCAATAAAGGCAGTCAAGTTTGGTATCTCACCGTCTTGCTGCAGTCATCAAAAGCGTGCGCGATGCCGCGTGCGGGTTTGCCTTTCCTATCAAGGAAGCCGGCCTCAGTGATCAAGCTCCAGAAGGTATAAGTACCTCCAGGAGGCTGAGGGTTGCCACAATCATCCACAGGGGGGTCTGAATCCCAGCTGCTGCCCTGGAAGCGGTGAGATGAGTTTTGAGGAGGGTACTCATTGAGCTTCCCATTAGCTCCAAAGGCGGAGGTCTTGTTGACCGAGAAACCATGCCCGTATGCAGGAACACCGAGAACAAGCTGCGACGAAGGGATGCCGGCTGCTGACCACTTctcaacagcctcatcgCCTGCACCCTGATTGTTTCGAGAGTCACAGGTCCGAGAGAGGGGGGCGTTCGGTCCTCCCGTTGGGGACCACGCGCCGTAAAGGTCATAGTTCTACATTAATTAGCGATGAATGTCTCAAGAGCCAAGGGACTAACCATAATCATAATGTAATCAAGAACGTTGGCAAAACCGTCGAGATCAGTCGATGCAACTCCTGAGGCATTGTTCCAGGGGAACAGAGATCCAGCAGCAGTAAGGTAGAGGTCCTTGCCCTCGGGCTGCTCGCGAAGCTCCTCAAGGAAGGCGAGGAAGTTGGCAGTGTCATCATCGTTGATTGCATTGCAGCCGAGGCCCTGTCTGTTGGGGTACTCCCAGCTACGTCTCATCAGCATCTCACGGTTGATACGGACACTACCACGCACTCAAAGTCGAGGCCATCTAAGCCGTGCTCCTTGACAAGATCGAGGCAAGTGTTGACAAAGGCGGTTCGGTTCTTGGCAGACCCAAAGCTGGTAGAGAACCATCTGCTACCAGTCCAACCGCCGATCGAGATGAGTGCTTTCACACCCTGAGCTAGTTAGCCTGGGTCTCGAAAAACATAGAACACCAACATGTTTCTTTGCGGCACCGACAAAGATGGGGATCTGGTCGGGCTCGGAACGTGAAAGATCCAGGCTTCCATCGGGGGATGTCTCCCTGCTGTCGTCAgcgttgatcttcttggctgaGAGGTACATACGCAAAGGCATATTTGACGTCAGTGAACTTGTCCCATGGCATATCCGAAACGGGGAACCCGCGATTCGCATGGAAGCC contains the following coding sequences:
- a CDS encoding MFS domain-containing protein — translated: MASNLEKTQGDIAPAIAPIAVDVSVAHEAAAAAEAERGMGLLASLKLYKKACFWSVFISICIVMEGFDNALLNNLYAYPPFQRKFGVQQPDGSYQLTAAWQSGLSNGTLCGQILGLFFNGIIADRFGYRKTLIGALIGCIAFIFIIFFSETLIQLLIGEILIGIPWGVFQTLTTTYAAEVCPTHLRAYLTTYVNLCWVMGQFIASGVLRAMLSRDDKWGYKIPFALQWMWPVPLIIGIWLAPESPWWLVRRGRIEEAKHSLQRLTVRNENADFKPDETISMMIHTNEMEKEAQAGTTYLDLFKGVSLRRTEIVCVTWMIQTLCGSTFMGYSTYFYQQAGMAIENSFSMSLGQYAIGAVGTVFSWFLMGWFGRRTLYLYGQLFMSLFLLTIGCVAFAGRENVAAQWAIGSLLLVYTFTYDCTVGPVCYSLVAELTSTRLRTKSVVLARNLYNISGIATNIITPRMLNPSAWNWGAKAGFFWAGTCLVCAVWTYFRLPEPKGRTYAELDILFERHISARKFKETTVERLDAGFEEKAGAFYIEKKESN
- a CDS encoding Glycoside hydrolase family 13, which encodes MTVPKRIKQWWKHATIYQIYPASFCDSNGDGVGDLQGIISKLDYIASLGVDVIWICPMYDSPQVDMGYDISNYEDIYAPYGTLQDMEQLIRETHAKGMKIMLDLVINHTSDQHAWFKESRSSKDNPKRDWYIWRPAKYENGQRVPPNNWRSNFGGGSAWEWDELTGEYYLHLFAKEQPDLNWESPVTRQAIYASSMEFWLERGVDGFRVDTVNMYSKLQDFPDAPITDPKAKYQPAGLLYCNGPRMHEFLREMNDILTRYGAITVGELPNTPDLERVLRYVSADEKQLNMVFQFDVVDVGFGKTHKYETTPKNYTLPDLKDAVGRTQSLIRGTDAWTTVFMENHDQARSVSRFTDDRPEYRVAGAKLLAVLQASLSGTQYIYQGQEIGAVNAPKTSYPAENYLDLDSYLFLDMVKERDGDFDKAFSALQHLARDHARIPMCWSKGTFGGFSDGAERAGKAVQEPWMKAHPLAGEINVASQLDDPDSVLAFWKKALRFRQEFADLLVYGDYKVLRPEDPDVFTFLKESPLDGSKAVVALNFSTKETPWKAPDRELGLPEGKDVTLVPIMSTHTGKRGQELAPFEGRVYLVT